Within the Burkholderia mayonis genome, the region CCGGCCAACCTGCTCGCAGCCGCGCCGACCGTGGAGCCGACGCGATGAAGCATCCGGAACCTTCGACAAGCACCGGCGCGCCCGCCGCCGACGCGTTCGCCGATTTCGTCGAACTGACGCGATATCGCGCCGCGCATCAGCCCGATCTTCAGGTCTACACGTTCGTCACGGGCGGCGATCGCGACGAGCGGCATCTTACGTGCGCGGAACTGGACAGGCGCGCAAGCATCGTCGCGGCGGCGCTGTCAGGGATCGCCCGCCCCGGGGATCGCGTGCTGCTGCTGTTTCCGCCGGGAATCGACTACATCGCCGCGCTGTTCGGCTGCATGTATGCGGGCGTCGTCGCGGCGCCCGCGTATCCGGTCGAGCCCGCGCAGGCGGAACGCACGTTGCGGCGGCTAATCGGCATCGTCGGGAATTGTGCGCCGGCCGCGATCCTGTCGACGACGGCCGTGCGCGGCGACGCGACTCGCATCGAAGCCGGTTCGCATGCGCTCGGCGGCCTGCGCTGGATCACGGTCGATACGCTCGCCGACAGCGTCGAGCGCTACGTCCCGCCGCCCGTCAATCATCGAACGCCCGTCTATCTGCAATACACGTCCGGCTCGACCGGCGCGCCGAAGGGCGTGATGATCAGCCACCGGAACCTGCTGCACAACTCCGCGCTGATCGCGAGCCGCTTCGAGCACGACGCGAACAGCCGCGGCGTGATCTGGCTGCCGCCGTATCACGACATGGGCCTGATCGGCGGCATCCTGCAGCCGCTCTACGTCGGCTTTCCGGTAACGCTGATGTCGCACGTCGATTTCCTCAAGCATCCGCTGCGCTGGCTGCGCACGATCGGTGAGCGTCGCGCGACGACGAGCGGCGGGCCGAACTTCGCGTATCAGATGCTCGCGACGATGCGCATCGCCGACGCCGATTTCGACAAGCTCGATCTCAGTTCATGGGACCTCGCGTTCGTCGGGGCCGAACCGATCCGGCACGGCACGCTGGAAGCGTTCTCGCAGCGCTTCGCGCGCTGCGGCTTCGATGCGCGTGCGTTCTATCCGTGCTACGGGCTCGCCGAGCACACGCTGTTCATGACGGGCGGGCTGAAATCGCAGCCGCCCGTCGTCGCAGTCGCGCCGCGCGATGCGGAACCGGCGCGCGAACCGGAAACGCAACGCACGAGCACGGCGATCGGATGCGGCGACGCGGCCGGCGACAGTCTGGTGTTGATCGTCGATCCCGATGCCCGCGTTCCGTGCGATGATGGCCAAGTCGGCGAAATCTGGGCGCAAGGGCCGAGCGTCGCGCTCGGTTACTGGAACAATCGTGAGCTGAGCGCACAGACTTTCGAAGCCGAGCTGCACGGCCATGATGCGCGATTCCTGCGCACCGGCGATTATGGATATCGGTCGGGGTCCGACGTTTTCGTCACGGGCCGCCTGAAGGACATGATGCTGATTCGCGGCGCCAATCATTACCCGCACGACGTCGAGGAAACGATCGAGGCGCTCGACGCCGAACTGTTTCGCCCCGGCGGATGCGCGGTGTTCACGCTCGACACCGATGCGTCACCGCAAGTGATCGTCGTGCGCGAGCTGCGGGCGCGCTATCTGAAGGCGTTCAGCGATGGCGATCATGCAAGCGGCCATGCGCCCGACGCGCTGTTCGGCAAGCTGCGTCATGCAATCAATCTGCACCACGGCATCGCGGTGCACACCATCGTCTTCACGTCGCCGTCGGCGATACCGAAGACGACGAGCGGAAAGGTCCAGCGGCACGCTTGTCGCGAACTGTTTCTCAACGACACGCTGCCGGTGATCACGCAGTGGCGCGCGCAACTCGGCGCGCCGAACGAAACCCGGAAGAACTGACGAGGAACGCAGCATGCAAGAGAAACTGGACGCGGACTACTTCAACCGATTCGGCGCCGATTATCTGCCGGGCCTGCTCGGCATCGTCGTCAACCAAGTCGAGAAAAACCACGTGCTCGCCGAGCTGACCATTCGCAAGGCCGTGCTCGCGCACGGCATCCTCCATGCGGGCACGATCGTCAGCATCGCCGATACCGCGTGCGGCTACGGGTGCCTCGCGAGCTTGCCGGAGGGCGCGTCCAGCTTCAGCACGCTCGAGCTGAAGAGCAACTTCATGGGCTC harbors:
- a CDS encoding fatty acyl-AMP ligase; amino-acid sequence: MKHPEPSTSTGAPAADAFADFVELTRYRAAHQPDLQVYTFVTGGDRDERHLTCAELDRRASIVAAALSGIARPGDRVLLLFPPGIDYIAALFGCMYAGVVAAPAYPVEPAQAERTLRRLIGIVGNCAPAAILSTTAVRGDATRIEAGSHALGGLRWITVDTLADSVERYVPPPVNHRTPVYLQYTSGSTGAPKGVMISHRNLLHNSALIASRFEHDANSRGVIWLPPYHDMGLIGGILQPLYVGFPVTLMSHVDFLKHPLRWLRTIGERRATTSGGPNFAYQMLATMRIADADFDKLDLSSWDLAFVGAEPIRHGTLEAFSQRFARCGFDARAFYPCYGLAEHTLFMTGGLKSQPPVVAVAPRDAEPAREPETQRTSTAIGCGDAAGDSLVLIVDPDARVPCDDGQVGEIWAQGPSVALGYWNNRELSAQTFEAELHGHDARFLRTGDYGYRSGSDVFVTGRLKDMMLIRGANHYPHDVEETIEALDAELFRPGGCAVFTLDTDASPQVIVVRELRARYLKAFSDGDHASGHAPDALFGKLRHAINLHHGIAVHTIVFTSPSAIPKTTSGKVQRHACRELFLNDTLPVITQWRAQLGAPNETRKN
- a CDS encoding PaaI family thioesterase, giving the protein MQEKLDADYFNRFGADYLPGLLGIVVNQVEKNHVLAELTIRKAVLAHGILHAGTIVSIADTACGYGCLASLPEGASSFSTLELKSNFMGSARDGAIVCEARAIHSGRMTQVWDATVRHRETDKLLATFRCTQMILWPTK